A part of Chloroflexota bacterium genomic DNA contains:
- the cas6 gene encoding CRISPR-associated endoribonuclease Cas6 translates to MPELISVVITLTNPEPVSFPCDQGRALSAAFLSWVRYVDPNFSKQLHDTGSAPKPYTVSNLHTNTKPKTDRVFLQADSQAWFRLTSISADLSKFILNNLLNNLPGEKMTVSKSAFIIKDVTWNPENHPWAGGTSYASLIKDGLLGQSTPQIPLYFASPTAFHSHGVHLPFPRPELAIRSWMKNWNAYSPMKFPESLFEDLQGAIGVSNFKMKSDVIHYGEATFIGGVGNCTYSIVNRDSCWQQMINGLSSFAFYAGTGIKTTIGLGQTRRMDQDDYRAL, encoded by the coding sequence TTGCCTGAACTTATATCAGTTGTCATCACACTCACCAACCCGGAACCGGTAAGCTTCCCTTGTGATCAAGGCAGAGCTCTTTCAGCCGCTTTCCTCTCCTGGGTGCGGTACGTTGATCCCAACTTTTCAAAACAGCTCCATGATACTGGTTCTGCCCCCAAGCCGTACACCGTCTCAAATCTCCACACTAACACAAAGCCAAAAACGGACCGCGTTTTCCTCCAGGCCGACTCCCAGGCATGGTTCAGGCTGACCAGCATCTCAGCTGATTTATCAAAATTCATCCTGAACAACTTACTCAATAATCTCCCTGGTGAAAAAATGACCGTCTCAAAGTCTGCTTTTATAATCAAAGATGTCACTTGGAATCCCGAAAATCACCCCTGGGCTGGTGGCACGAGTTACGCCAGCTTAATCAAAGATGGTTTGCTGGGTCAATCAACACCTCAGATCCCCTTATATTTCGCTTCACCAACAGCTTTCCATTCTCATGGCGTACATTTACCTTTCCCACGGCCTGAGCTTGCTATTCGTTCCTGGATGAAGAACTGGAATGCTTACTCGCCCATGAAATTCCCCGAATCCTTGTTCGAAGATCTTCAAGGAGCCATAGGCGTTTCTAATTTCAAAATGAAGAGCGATGTGATTCACTATGGTGAAGCGACCTTTATTGGTGGCGTGGGGAATTGCACTTATTCTATTGTCAATCGCGATTCCTGTTGGCAGCAGATGATCAACGGTCTTTCCAGCTTTGCTTTCTATGCCGGCACGGGCATCAAAACCACCATTGGTTTAGGACAAACCCGCCGGATGGACCAGGATGATTACCGGGCTTTATAA